Within Aliivibrio fischeri, the genomic segment ATAATAGCCGTGCTATTCTTAGTGTAATTATTTTAGGAAGAGACAAATATGAGCTTACAATATCAAATTATTCCTGTGACTTCATACGAGCAAAACTGTTCAATCGTATGGTGTGATGAAACCATGAAAGGCGTTGTGGTCGATCCTGGTGGTGATGTTCAATTGCTAAAGCAAGCAATTGAGGCATTAAATGTTGATGTTGTGCATATGGTATTAACTCATGGTCATTTAGATCATGTTGGCGGTACAGAAGAGCTGGCTGCTATTACTAATGCAACGATTGTTGGCCCGCATAAAGAAGATAATTTCTGGTTGCAAGGTCTTCCAAATCAAAGTGAGCGATTTGGTTTCCCTCACACAGAGGCATTTGAGCCAAGTCAATGGCTAAATGAAGGCGATGTGATTGAGTTTGGTAATCAAAAATTAGACGTCCTGCATACGCCGGGGCATACTCCAGGTCACGTAGTACTGTTTAATCAAGAAGCAAAAATGGCATTTGTTGGCGATGTACTGTTTAAAGGTGCTATTGGTCGTTCAGATTTCCCTAAAGGTGACTTTGATACGCTTATTTCTTCTATCAAAACAAAACTATGGCCGTTAGGTAATGACATGAGATTTGTACCAGGTCA encodes:
- a CDS encoding MBL fold metallo-hydrolase, whose translation is MSLQYQIIPVTSYEQNCSIVWCDETMKGVVVDPGGDVQLLKQAIEALNVDVVHMVLTHGHLDHVGGTEELAAITNATIVGPHKEDNFWLQGLPNQSERFGFPHTEAFEPSQWLNEGDVIEFGNQKLDVLHTPGHTPGHVVLFNQEAKMAFVGDVLFKGAIGRSDFPKGDFDTLISSIKTKLWPLGNDMRFVPGHGPESTFGHERQTNPFVADKMPLW